A part of Anas acuta chromosome 26, bAnaAcu1.1, whole genome shotgun sequence genomic DNA contains:
- the ARMC6 gene encoding armadillo repeat-containing protein 6 isoform X1, whose translation MRTERAEPGRTAAGAGQAPQRAALCQAEDKGSVWSLLRSSKMGSKQIAQETFDDAVQENITEFEMDPEEAVREAVQQFESQGVDLSNIVKAVRQPASENGQKQKHEILLTLDSLGRCVADSDLNEMAEQLVVFTEQCKEQLAFRYLAGQNGAYSVVFSACQLASGDRNLMLKAFCTLSAILDGQPDLLDAAGQDLLLQTLKEYREDADMTLAGIRCIRHACLKHEQNRQDFVKGGVLPLLTGAIVQHGDSADVVRTASSALRIMTFDDDIRVPFGHAHDHAKMIVLENDGLRVLIEAAKAFTDNSGVLSELCATLSRLSVRNEFCQEIVDLGGLNFMVSLLADSIDHPDVVKQVLSAIRAVAGNDDVKDAIVSAGGTDLIVLAISHHLANPQICEQGCAALCMLALRKPENCNVIMEGGGALAALQAMKAHPREVAVQKQACMLIRNLVSRSRDFSQPILEMGAENLITEARATHRDCDDVAKAALRDLGCKVELRELWTGQKGSLAQ comes from the exons ATGCGCACTGAGAGGGCCGAGCCAGGGAGGACGGCGGCCGGGGCGGGTCAGGCGCCTCAGCGCGCTGCTCTTTGTCAGGCGGAG GACAAAGGATCAGTTTGGAGTTTACTCCGTTCCAGCAAAATGGGATCCAAGCAGATTGCCCAGGAAACGTTTGACGATGCCGTGCAGGAAAACATCACGGAATTTGAAATGGATCCGGAGGAGGCAGTGAGAGAGGCTGTGCAGCAGTTTGAGTCTCAAG GTGTTGATCTAAGCAATATCGTGAAAGCTGTGCGGCAGCCTGCCTCTGAAAATGgtcaaaagcaaaagcatgaaATTTTGCTG aCTTTAGATTCCCTTGGGAGATGTGTTGCTGACTCTGATCTCAATGAGATGGCCGAGCAGCTAGTGGTCTTCACTGAGCAGTGCAAAGAGCAGCTGGCTTTCCGCTACCTGGCTGGGCAGAACGGTGCCTACTCTGTGGTATTCTCTGCCTGCCAGTTGGCTTCGGGAGACAGAAATTTAATGCTGAAAGCCTTCTGTACTCTGTCTGCCATCTTGGATGGGCAGCCAGACCTGCTTGACGCTGCTGGTCAGGATCTACTGCTACAAACTCTGAAAGAATATCGAGAGGATGCTGACATGACTCTGGCTGGGATCCGATGCATTCGGCACGCCTGTCTGAAGCACGAGCAGAACCGCCAGGACTTTGTGAAAGGTGGGGTGCTGCCGCTCCTGACCGGAGCCATCGTGCAGCACGGAGACAGCGCTGATGTCGTCCGAACGGCCTCCTCGGCGCTCAGGATCATGACGTTCGACGACGACATCCGTGTGCCCTTTGGTCATGCTCACGATCATGCCAAAATGATCGTGTTGGAGAACGACGGATTAAGGGTGCTCATTGAGGCCGCGAAAG CATTCACAGATAACTCCGGTGTTCTCAGTGAGCTGTGTGCCACCCTTTCTCGCCTCTCTGTCAGGAATGAATTCTGTCAAGAAATTGTGGACCTTGGGGGCTTAAATTTCATGGTGTCTCTCCTGGCTGACAGCATTGACCATCCA GATGTGGTGAAGCAGGTGCTGAGCGCCATCCGAGCGGTTGCAGGTAACGATGACGTGAAAGATGCCATAGTGAGCGCTGGTGGGACCGACCTCATCGTGCTCGCTATAAGCCATCACCTTGCCAACCCTCAG ATCTGTGAGCAAGGTTGTGCAGCGCTGTGCATGTTGGCTTTGCGCAAACCTGAGAACTGTAATGTCATCATGGAAGGCGGAGGGGCATTGGCAGCTCTTCAGGCCATGAAAGCACACCCTCGAGAAGTGGCTGTCCAG aAACAGGCTTGCATGCTGATCCGCAACCTGGTCTCCCGGAGCCGGGACTTTTCTCAGCCCATCTTAGAGATGGGAGCTGAGAACCTAATAACAGAAGCTCGTGCAACGCACAGGGACTGTGACGATGTGGCCAAAGCTGCCCTGCGAGATCTTGGCTGCAAAGTGGAGCTCAGAGAGCTGTGGACAGGTCAGAAGGGAAGCCTCGCTCAGTGA
- the ARMC6 gene encoding armadillo repeat-containing protein 6 isoform X2, whose product MGSKQIAQETFDDAVQENITEFEMDPEEAVREAVQQFESQGVDLSNIVKAVRQPASENGQKQKHEILLTLDSLGRCVADSDLNEMAEQLVVFTEQCKEQLAFRYLAGQNGAYSVVFSACQLASGDRNLMLKAFCTLSAILDGQPDLLDAAGQDLLLQTLKEYREDADMTLAGIRCIRHACLKHEQNRQDFVKGGVLPLLTGAIVQHGDSADVVRTASSALRIMTFDDDIRVPFGHAHDHAKMIVLENDGLRVLIEAAKAFTDNSGVLSELCATLSRLSVRNEFCQEIVDLGGLNFMVSLLADSIDHPDVVKQVLSAIRAVAGNDDVKDAIVSAGGTDLIVLAISHHLANPQICEQGCAALCMLALRKPENCNVIMEGGGALAALQAMKAHPREVAVQKQACMLIRNLVSRSRDFSQPILEMGAENLITEARATHRDCDDVAKAALRDLGCKVELRELWTGQKGSLAQ is encoded by the exons ATGGGATCCAAGCAGATTGCCCAGGAAACGTTTGACGATGCCGTGCAGGAAAACATCACGGAATTTGAAATGGATCCGGAGGAGGCAGTGAGAGAGGCTGTGCAGCAGTTTGAGTCTCAAG GTGTTGATCTAAGCAATATCGTGAAAGCTGTGCGGCAGCCTGCCTCTGAAAATGgtcaaaagcaaaagcatgaaATTTTGCTG aCTTTAGATTCCCTTGGGAGATGTGTTGCTGACTCTGATCTCAATGAGATGGCCGAGCAGCTAGTGGTCTTCACTGAGCAGTGCAAAGAGCAGCTGGCTTTCCGCTACCTGGCTGGGCAGAACGGTGCCTACTCTGTGGTATTCTCTGCCTGCCAGTTGGCTTCGGGAGACAGAAATTTAATGCTGAAAGCCTTCTGTACTCTGTCTGCCATCTTGGATGGGCAGCCAGACCTGCTTGACGCTGCTGGTCAGGATCTACTGCTACAAACTCTGAAAGAATATCGAGAGGATGCTGACATGACTCTGGCTGGGATCCGATGCATTCGGCACGCCTGTCTGAAGCACGAGCAGAACCGCCAGGACTTTGTGAAAGGTGGGGTGCTGCCGCTCCTGACCGGAGCCATCGTGCAGCACGGAGACAGCGCTGATGTCGTCCGAACGGCCTCCTCGGCGCTCAGGATCATGACGTTCGACGACGACATCCGTGTGCCCTTTGGTCATGCTCACGATCATGCCAAAATGATCGTGTTGGAGAACGACGGATTAAGGGTGCTCATTGAGGCCGCGAAAG CATTCACAGATAACTCCGGTGTTCTCAGTGAGCTGTGTGCCACCCTTTCTCGCCTCTCTGTCAGGAATGAATTCTGTCAAGAAATTGTGGACCTTGGGGGCTTAAATTTCATGGTGTCTCTCCTGGCTGACAGCATTGACCATCCA GATGTGGTGAAGCAGGTGCTGAGCGCCATCCGAGCGGTTGCAGGTAACGATGACGTGAAAGATGCCATAGTGAGCGCTGGTGGGACCGACCTCATCGTGCTCGCTATAAGCCATCACCTTGCCAACCCTCAG ATCTGTGAGCAAGGTTGTGCAGCGCTGTGCATGTTGGCTTTGCGCAAACCTGAGAACTGTAATGTCATCATGGAAGGCGGAGGGGCATTGGCAGCTCTTCAGGCCATGAAAGCACACCCTCGAGAAGTGGCTGTCCAG aAACAGGCTTGCATGCTGATCCGCAACCTGGTCTCCCGGAGCCGGGACTTTTCTCAGCCCATCTTAGAGATGGGAGCTGAGAACCTAATAACAGAAGCTCGTGCAACGCACAGGGACTGTGACGATGTGGCCAAAGCTGCCCTGCGAGATCTTGGCTGCAAAGTGGAGCTCAGAGAGCTGTGGACAGGTCAGAAGGGAAGCCTCGCTCAGTGA